The following are from one region of the Salvia splendens isolate huo1 chromosome 2, SspV2, whole genome shotgun sequence genome:
- the LOC121766626 gene encoding BRI1 kinase inhibitor 1-like has product MEAQYQMPMINEANKIDVQPSKHHVHSPPASASSSPSHEFSFTISLHPPSAAAKSLDNKAKSSPPPFAAAIDLSPADEIFFHGHLLPLHHLPVSPRSSTNSLDSFTLPIKEFLNDGSRNNQNNNDDSVTINGDESRHVAEGKERGKSKSFSLFGISNRKKEREDEDHNQKRKSRFELIKRLMKPFLALRGRRQSSDEFLRQQAYSYSGNLRVRKKTSLVRGRRGEFSAPATMKHSPANSGRLVASGAATPTAGKSDGTMEELQAAIQAAIAHCKKSIAEDSKIKLQP; this is encoded by the coding sequence ATGGAAGCACAATATCAAATGCCGATGATTAATGAAGCAAACAAGATCGACGTACAACCCTCAAAGCACCACGTACACTCGCCGCCGgcgtcggcttcctcgtctccTTCTCACGAATTCTCCTTCACCATCTCCCTCCACCCGCCCTCCGCCGCCGCGAAATCGCTCGACAACAAGGCAAAATCCTCCCCTCCGCCGTTCGCCGCCGCGATCGATTTATCCCCGGCTGATGAGATCTTCTTCCACGGccacctcctccccctccaccacctccccgtCTCGCCGCGCTCCTCCACCAACTCCCTCGACAGCTTCACTCTCCCAATCAAAGAGTTTCTAAACGACGGCAGCAGAAACAATCAAAACAACAACGACGACAGTGTTACCATCAACGGCGATGAGAGCCGCCACGTGGCGGAAGGGAAGGAAAGGGGGAAATCGAAATCGTTCTCCCTCTTCGGAATCTCTAATCGGAAAAAGGAGAGGGAAGATGAGGATCACAATCAGAAGCGGAAATCGAGATTCGAGCTGATTAAGAGGTTGATGAAGCCATTTCTAGCGCTGAGGGGGCGGCGGCAGAGCTCCGACGAGTTTCTCCGGCAGCAGGCGTATTCGTATTCGGGGAATCTTAGGGTTAGGAAGAAGACGAGCCTAGTGAGGGGGCGGAGGGGGGAATTCTCGGCGCCGGCGACGATGAAACACTCGCCGGCGAATAGTGGGAGGCTGGTGGCGAGCGGCGCCGCCACTCCTACGGCGGGGAAGAGCGATGGGACGATGGAGGAGCTGCAGGCGGCGATTCAGGCGGCGATCGCTCATTGCAAAAAGTCTATCGCTGAAGATAGTAAAATCAAGCTGCAGCCataa